The following proteins are co-located in the Defluviitalea raffinosedens genome:
- a CDS encoding family 43 glycosylhydrolase codes for MDKTNVVKTKYNTPWIANRADPYVYKAKDGFYYFTASVPEYDRIVLRRSKRLKDLACAEEAVIWKRHDSGIMSEHIWAPEIHYLDDKWYIYFAAGEKEDKWKIRPYVLECQGKDPMTGEWIEKGRMQSCDGDDLSFTSFSLDATVFEHRGKRYLVWAEKVQLKELVSNLYIAEMESPIKLKTKRVLLTTPEYDWEIVEFYVNEGPAILKKNNKIFLTYSASSTGACYCVGMLVADEDADLLDPGSWTKMKEPVLRTDESKAVYGPGHNSFTVSEDGKEIMVFHARQYSQIVGDPLYDPNRHAMFLEIKWNKDGMPEFEYMSNEA; via the coding sequence ATGGATAAGACAAACGTTGTTAAGACTAAGTACAATACACCTTGGATCGCTAATAGAGCAGATCCTTATGTGTATAAGGCAAAAGACGGATTTTATTACTTTACAGCTTCTGTTCCTGAGTATGACCGCATTGTTCTTAGAAGATCAAAGAGATTAAAAGATTTGGCTTGTGCAGAAGAAGCTGTTATTTGGAAAAGACATGACAGCGGCATAATGAGTGAACATATATGGGCGCCGGAAATACACTATCTGGATGACAAATGGTATATATACTTTGCTGCGGGAGAAAAAGAAGACAAGTGGAAAATTCGACCCTATGTCTTAGAGTGTCAGGGGAAAGATCCTATGACAGGAGAATGGATTGAAAAAGGTAGAATGCAAAGCTGCGATGGAGATGATTTATCCTTTACATCCTTTTCTCTGGATGCAACAGTTTTTGAACACAGAGGTAAAAGATATTTGGTATGGGCGGAAAAGGTACAGCTTAAAGAGCTGGTTTCAAATCTGTATATTGCAGAGATGGAATCTCCCATAAAACTAAAAACCAAACGGGTACTTTTAACCACCCCAGAGTATGATTGGGAGATCGTTGAGTTTTATGTGAATGAAGGACCGGCAATTCTTAAAAAGAATAACAAAATATTTTTAACCTATTCTGCCAGTTCCACAGGAGCTTGCTATTGTGTGGGCATGCTCGTTGCAGATGAAGATGCAGATCTACTGGATCCTGGTTCATGGACAAAAATGAAAGAACCAGTTCTTAGGACAGATGAAAGTAAAGCCGTTTATGGCCCGGGGCATAACTCTTTTACGGTATCAGAAGATGGTAAGGAGATTATGGTTTTCCATGCAAGACAATACTCGCAAATAGTTGGAGATCCCTTATATGACCCCAACAGACATGCGATGTTCTTAGAGATAAAATGGAATAAAGACGGAATGCCTGAATTCGAGTATATGAGCAATGAAGCCTGA